A window of the Gossypium arboreum isolate Shixiya-1 chromosome 2, ASM2569848v2, whole genome shotgun sequence genome harbors these coding sequences:
- the LOC108466699 gene encoding nudix hydrolase 18, mitochondrial-like yields the protein MVCLVSRTGRHLQRYDNLGRRQVVGCIPYRFKCSSDGTISDELEVLVISSQKGQKMMFPKGGWELDESIEEAALRESIEEAGVIGNVECELGKWYFISKSHGTFYEGYMFPLLVKEELDFWPEQNVRRRTWMNVKEARDVCQHWWMKEALDILVERLASLQQ from the exons ATGGTTTGCTTGGTTTCTCGCACGGGAAGGCACTTGCAGCGTTATGACAACCTCGGTCGCCGCCAGGTCGTCGG GTGCATTCCCTATAGATTCAAATGTAGCAGTGATGGAACCATTAGTGATGAGTTAGAGGTTCTTGTAATCTCCTCACAAAAAGGTCAAAAAATGATGTTCCCTAAG GGTGGGTGGGAGCTTGATGAATCCATAGAAGAAGCTGCTTTAAGAGAGTCAATTGAAGAAGCTGGAGTTATAGGCAATGTTGAG TGTGAACTGGGCAAATGGTACTTTATAAGCAAAAGCCATGGCACATTTTATGAAGGTTACATGTTCCCTTTGCTTGTGAAGGAGGAACTTGATTTCTGGCCTGAGCAGAATGTTCGCCGAAGGACTTGG ATGAATGTGAAAGAAGCAAGGGATGTATGCCAGCATTGGTGGATGAAGGAAGCCTTAGACATTCTTGTTGAAAGACTGGCTTCCTTGCAGCAATAG